In Kineococcus sp. NBC_00420, a single genomic region encodes these proteins:
- a CDS encoding methyl-accepting chemotaxis protein: protein MFSWVRDLRVSSKLFAGFGVVCLLLLVVTGLGIARLGQAQTNLDNLSTSGVASVDTIDKVQTAYLQVRKDLSDVAIALDAASTQKATDQLSKDQTALDAAWTAYLATDPASTTQQQGVYTQSLAQWRTASEALLPLAGQADLTAFVTQRTATTTEVGKTVNSALDTMNGVEAQAAKTIATDGATAYHQAVIVLAGCAGVALLLAVVIAVVIARSIARPLAQAVGVVEGLAQGRLDQRVDYVSRDEVGRLAAATNASMDSLAAVMREVTDNATTLAASSEELTAVATQLSSGAEESASQSQVVSAATEQISANIGTVAAAGEEMTAAINEIATSTAEASSTAATAVAAAGDAGTTIERLGASSREIGDVVKLITTIAEQTNLLALNATIEAARAGEMGKGFAVVAGEVKELAQQTARATEVIVAKVNATQADASAATEVIAEIAEVISRIDGLQATIAAAVEEQSATTAEMVRNVTEVSTGSQEISANISGIAAAAVETTTSASHTASTAADVSRSAAQLQTLVGRFTL, encoded by the coding sequence ATGTTCTCCTGGGTGCGGGACCTGCGGGTCTCTTCGAAGTTGTTCGCCGGGTTCGGCGTGGTGTGCCTGCTGCTGCTGGTGGTCACTGGCCTGGGTATCGCCCGCCTGGGGCAGGCTCAGACGAACCTGGACAACCTCTCCACCTCCGGGGTGGCCTCGGTGGACACCATCGACAAGGTCCAGACCGCCTACCTGCAGGTCCGCAAGGACCTCAGCGACGTGGCGATCGCCTTGGACGCGGCGTCCACCCAGAAGGCCACCGACCAGTTGAGCAAGGACCAGACGGCACTGGACGCCGCGTGGACGGCCTACCTGGCCACTGATCCGGCCAGCACCACCCAGCAGCAGGGTGTCTACACCCAGTCCCTGGCCCAGTGGCGCACGGCCAGCGAAGCGCTGCTGCCGTTGGCTGGTCAGGCGGATCTGACCGCGTTCGTCACCCAGCGCACGGCCACGACCACCGAGGTCGGCAAGACGGTCAACTCCGCCCTGGACACCATGAACGGGGTGGAGGCACAGGCCGCGAAGACGATCGCTACGGACGGGGCGACGGCGTACCACCAGGCCGTCATCGTGCTGGCCGGCTGCGCGGGGGTGGCGCTGCTGCTGGCCGTGGTCATCGCCGTGGTCATCGCCCGCTCCATCGCGCGCCCCCTGGCCCAGGCGGTGGGTGTGGTCGAAGGTCTCGCGCAGGGCCGGTTGGATCAGCGCGTCGACTACGTCAGCAGGGACGAGGTCGGACGTCTCGCCGCTGCGACCAACGCCTCCATGGACAGCCTCGCCGCGGTGATGCGTGAGGTCACCGACAACGCCACCACCCTCGCCGCCTCCAGCGAGGAGTTGACCGCGGTCGCCACCCAGCTCTCCTCCGGTGCGGAGGAGTCCGCGTCGCAGTCACAGGTCGTCTCCGCCGCCACGGAGCAGATCAGCGCCAACATCGGCACCGTCGCCGCGGCGGGGGAGGAGATGACCGCGGCGATTAACGAGATCGCCACCTCCACCGCGGAAGCCTCTTCCACGGCAGCGACCGCGGTCGCTGCTGCCGGGGACGCCGGCACGACGATCGAGCGTCTCGGTGCCTCGAGTCGGGAGATCGGGGACGTGGTGAAGCTGATCACCACCATCGCCGAGCAGACGAACCTGTTGGCGTTGAACGCGACGATCGAGGCGGCGCGGGCGGGGGAGATGGGCAAGGGGTTCGCGGTGGTGGCGGGTGAGGTGAAGGAACTGGCGCAGCAGACCGCGCGGGCCACGGAGGTGATCGTGGCGAAGGTGAACGCGACCCAGGCGGATGCGTCGGCGGCGACGGAGGTGATCGCGGAGATCGCGGAGGTGATCTCGCGGATCGATGGTTTGCAGGCCACGATCGCGGCGGCGGTGGAGGAGCAGTCGGCGACGACGGCGGAGATGGTCCGCAACGTCACCGAGGTCTCGACGGGTTCCCAGGAGATCTCGGCGAACATCTCGGGGATCGCGGCGGCGGCGGTGGAGACGACGACGTCGGCGTCGCACACGGCGTCGACGGCCGCGGACGTCTCGCGGAGTGCGGCGCAGTTGCAGACGCTGGTGGGCCGTTTCACCCTCTGA
- a CDS encoding DUF6518 family protein, which produces MSEPAALKTSLRFPWAGGGRRDGSAGGLGASPLLGAAVLIGAVWGASTSGLQTLLPWPFAGLANAVGPWVAPAFLVGAWSRRPWTAVLAGVAVCFGEVAGYYAVSAARGFGVNPSNVVLWAATGVFGGPVLGVAGWWWRRAAAPRVAALGAALLGGVFLAEGVVTYGLYLRYPGEAVVSCVLGVLLVVVLGATASAARAVGARARGVGSAAAWLLLVLPLGAAGEVLLRLVVT; this is translated from the coding sequence ATGAGCGAACCCGCCGCACTGAAGACTTCGCTCCGTTTCCCGTGGGCCGGGGGCGGCCGGCGCGACGGCTCGGCCGGTGGGCTGGGCGCGTCTCCGTTGCTCGGTGCGGCAGTGCTGATCGGCGCGGTGTGGGGGGCGTCGACGTCAGGGCTGCAGACGCTGCTGCCCTGGCCCTTCGCCGGGCTGGCCAACGCGGTGGGCCCCTGGGTCGCTCCCGCGTTCCTGGTCGGTGCCTGGAGCCGGCGGCCCTGGACTGCGGTCCTGGCCGGTGTCGCGGTGTGCTTCGGGGAGGTCGCCGGCTACTACGCCGTGTCCGCTGCGCGCGGCTTCGGCGTCAACCCCTCCAACGTCGTGCTGTGGGCCGCTACCGGTGTGTTCGGCGGGCCGGTCCTGGGGGTGGCCGGCTGGTGGTGGCGACGGGCGGCTGCGCCGCGGGTGGCCGCGCTGGGGGCGGCGCTGCTGGGCGGGGTCTTCCTCGCGGAAGGAGTGGTCACCTACGGGCTCTACCTGCGCTACCCGGGTGAGGCGGTCGTCTCCTGCGTCCTCGGTGTCCTGCTGGTGGTGGTCCTCGGCGCCACCGCGTCGGCCGCGCGGGCAGTGGGTGCGCGAGCCCGGGGTGTGGGTTCGGCTGCGGCGTGGTTGCTGTTGGTGTTGCCACTGGGTGCGGCCGGGGAGGTTCTGCTGCGTCTGGTCGTGACCTGA
- a CDS encoding class I SAM-dependent methyltransferase — MNVSYSLAYRLGITPWERAMEVGAGQFTALIEREEAERVAPFGHALDLGCGTGAHAVQLAGRGWDVSAVDAVPSVVRRTTERAQEHGVDVHALEGDVTALDPARIGAPVDFFLDAGCFNGLRRRQRSELGRGITACAAPDATLLVLAFAPGRRGPLPRGASSSDVTEALPGWDVVAQDATDSRGFPGPLRGTTPQWYRLRRR, encoded by the coding sequence GTGAACGTCAGCTACTCCCTCGCCTACCGCCTCGGCATCACACCGTGGGAACGCGCCATGGAGGTGGGCGCCGGCCAGTTCACCGCGCTGATCGAGCGCGAAGAGGCCGAACGCGTCGCCCCCTTCGGCCACGCCCTCGACCTCGGGTGCGGCACCGGCGCCCACGCCGTGCAACTGGCCGGCCGTGGCTGGGACGTCAGCGCCGTCGACGCGGTGCCGTCCGTCGTGCGCCGGACCACCGAGCGGGCGCAGGAGCACGGGGTGGACGTCCACGCCCTCGAAGGTGACGTGACGGCACTGGACCCGGCCCGGATCGGAGCCCCCGTCGACTTCTTCCTCGACGCGGGCTGCTTCAACGGCCTCCGCCGCAGGCAACGCTCCGAGCTGGGCCGCGGGATCACCGCCTGCGCCGCGCCGGACGCCACCCTGCTCGTGCTCGCGTTCGCGCCGGGGCGCCGGGGGCCTCTGCCCCGCGGGGCCAGTTCCTCCGACGTCACCGAGGCCCTTCCCGGCTGGGACGTCGTGGCCCAGGACGCCACCGACAGCCGGGGGTTCCCGGGGCCGCTGCGCGGTACCACTCCGCAGTGGTACCGCCTGCGCCGCCGCTGA
- a CDS encoding PIG-L deacetylase family protein encodes MNRAGVDPARVLAVSPHLDDAVFSAGALLTGLVAAGAEVTVLTVFTGSVTDPTGFALACQTDKGLADDVDYMALRRAEDVAAGAALGTTGFHLPLLEAPHRGYHSAAALFGPVVAGDEGCPVAIGEALTAFLDERFGGSVDLLLGPQALGDHVDHRHVRTAVDVLAHDRGLSLARWADTPYVLRAGAETPLGDPRYPTEEELDAKVEACAAYATQLGFQFDGTDAMVRALRALPETFYPPLPVDARTR; translated from the coding sequence GTGAACCGCGCCGGGGTGGACCCCGCGCGGGTCCTCGCCGTCTCCCCGCACCTGGACGACGCGGTGTTCTCCGCCGGGGCGCTGTTGACCGGGTTGGTGGCCGCGGGGGCCGAGGTCACGGTGCTCACCGTCTTCACCGGCAGCGTGACGGACCCGACGGGTTTCGCGTTGGCCTGCCAGACCGACAAGGGTCTGGCCGACGACGTCGACTACATGGCCCTGCGTCGCGCCGAGGACGTCGCGGCCGGCGCCGCCCTCGGCACGACGGGTTTCCACCTCCCCCTCCTCGAAGCGCCGCACCGCGGGTACCACAGCGCCGCAGCGCTCTTCGGGCCCGTCGTCGCCGGGGACGAGGGGTGCCCGGTCGCGATCGGGGAGGCCCTCACGGCGTTCCTCGACGAGCGGTTCGGGGGTTCCGTGGACCTGCTGCTGGGTCCGCAGGCTCTCGGCGACCACGTCGACCACCGCCACGTGCGCACGGCGGTCGACGTTCTCGCCCACGACCGGGGCCTGTCTCTGGCCCGGTGGGCGGACACCCCCTACGTCCTGCGGGCCGGAGCGGAGACTCCCCTCGGCGACCCCCGGTACCCCACGGAGGAGGAACTCGACGCCAAGGTGGAGGCGTGCGCCGCGTACGCCACGCAACTGGGTTTCCAGTTCGACGGGACGGACGCGATGGTCCGGGCCTTGCGGGCCCTGCCGGAGACCTTCTACCCACCGTTGCCGGTGGACGCGCGGACCAGGTGA
- a CDS encoding glycosyltransferase family 4 protein: MRICLVSRRYWPAVSGMSVYAEKLVEGLVARGHEVVLVSQFRGDPAGSAVYGGGPPPADRVPAGVRAIGLEALGEQRSGEGLPADFDADIAAMRETVERLHAEEPFDLLHAQYAWPTGMAVLEASASLGLPSVVSVQGGDGHWVGLCCPAHSVGIRTVLDHAGAVLIGSRTFADEVVDHHGTDPERFDLVGGATDTQAFTPADEVAVGVLPADGPVTLLFHGRVDRRKGVLDLLHGLAALRAEGRDVRLLVSGIGPDVTAVAELVTELGLDDVVEQRGYVPYTEAPAVYRDAHVFVSPTQSEGFSNTILEAMAAGLPVVTTRTVGVVDCVRDGENGLLHEVGGVAGLVDALRRLLDDPALGPKLAQQALSEVREVWSWPALTERVEAVYHRVVATPPDTAWTQVPPAERPTSRGRGVEPTTADSDCRFLVTPHLL; encoded by the coding sequence ATGAGGATCTGCCTCGTCTCCCGCCGCTACTGGCCCGCCGTGTCGGGCATGAGCGTGTACGCGGAGAAGCTCGTGGAAGGTCTGGTGGCCCGCGGCCACGAGGTCGTGCTGGTGTCGCAGTTCCGCGGTGACCCCGCCGGCAGCGCCGTCTACGGCGGCGGTCCGCCCCCCGCGGACCGGGTCCCGGCCGGGGTGCGGGCGATCGGGTTGGAGGCGTTGGGGGAGCAACGGTCGGGCGAGGGTCTGCCCGCCGACTTCGACGCCGACATCGCCGCGATGCGCGAGACCGTGGAGCGCCTGCACGCCGAGGAACCGTTCGACCTGCTGCACGCCCAGTACGCCTGGCCCACCGGGATGGCCGTCCTGGAGGCGTCCGCCTCGCTCGGCCTGCCCTCGGTGGTCAGCGTCCAGGGGGGCGACGGGCACTGGGTGGGGTTGTGCTGTCCCGCCCACTCCGTGGGGATCCGCACGGTCCTCGACCACGCCGGGGCCGTCCTCATCGGTTCCCGGACGTTCGCCGACGAGGTCGTGGACCACCACGGGACCGACCCGGAACGGTTCGACCTGGTCGGTGGAGCCACCGACACGCAGGCCTTCACCCCCGCCGACGAGGTCGCCGTGGGTGTGCTGCCCGCGGACGGGCCGGTGACGCTCCTCTTCCACGGCCGCGTCGACCGTCGAAAAGGCGTCCTCGACCTGCTGCACGGTCTCGCGGCGCTGCGCGCGGAGGGCCGGGACGTGCGGCTCCTCGTCTCCGGCATCGGCCCCGACGTCACCGCGGTCGCCGAACTCGTCACCGAACTGGGGCTGGACGACGTCGTGGAGCAGCGGGGTTACGTCCCCTACACCGAGGCGCCCGCCGTCTACCGCGACGCTCACGTGTTCGTCTCGCCGACCCAGTCCGAGGGTTTCTCGAACACGATCCTGGAGGCCATGGCCGCCGGGCTCCCCGTCGTCACCACCCGCACGGTGGGCGTCGTGGACTGCGTGCGCGACGGCGAGAACGGTCTGCTCCACGAGGTCGGCGGCGTCGCGGGTCTGGTCGACGCCCTGCGTCGTCTGCTCGACGACCCGGCCCTGGGGCCGAAGCTGGCGCAGCAGGCGCTGAGCGAGGTGCGCGAGGTCTGGTCCTGGCCGGCTCTGACGGAACGCGTGGAAGCCGTCTACCACCGGGTCGTCGCCACGCCGCCGGACACCGCGTGGACGCAGGTCCCGCCCGCCGAACGCCCTACCAGCAGGGGGCGGGGCGTGGAACCCACGACCGCCGACTCCGACTGCCGGTTCCTCGTCACCCCCCACCTCCTGTGA
- a CDS encoding YcaO-like family protein, which translates to MTAPRRLTVDHPVQEGQDHLATERFRDVLGERDRFQFPTYRLDTVGIPSWWTIAATGDAGVAAIGHGYGGTDADARRSSWGESAELGLLRRTVATLEHRRATRNELVAELGADAVLDPPAVCLDAGAPYTPDVTLNWLPLQRYGTGERVWAPADVVLRDSDELPDGFVDDLPRLVTRHGNGLGAGDSLERAVAHGIGELLQRDGNGTRFRALDTGVVLDLGPDDELVTDPVTRDALARLRAAGVRVVPKLANDWWGIANITVVGTDDDPLQPVMVTAAGEAAHPDREVALRKAVLEFAAARSRKAFTHGDLDAVRDISPAGYVERYAADPSTQEERALRGMLGWLEKDAAQLRSLLEPVVLAERSRRRFDTLPTWRAPEGVDEQQALCAHLVGLLRERGFDVLVLDCSAEPVAVARVVVPGLEVEIVSYGRIGERGLVDLLERGDGRTGLHGIAGLGVPGQDGVPASAEPVHLTDAARERLGGPAWLDRTALDCVLGELYPLYREPALHAAAVARENGWTA; encoded by the coding sequence GTGACCGCACCCCGTCGCCTGACCGTCGACCACCCCGTCCAGGAGGGGCAGGACCACCTCGCGACCGAACGCTTCCGCGACGTACTGGGGGAGCGCGACCGCTTCCAGTTCCCGACCTACCGCCTGGACACCGTCGGCATCCCCTCGTGGTGGACGATCGCCGCGACCGGCGACGCCGGGGTGGCCGCCATCGGCCACGGGTACGGCGGCACCGACGCCGACGCACGGCGCTCCAGCTGGGGCGAGTCCGCGGAACTGGGTCTGCTGCGCCGCACCGTGGCCACCCTGGAGCACCGGCGCGCCACCCGGAACGAGCTGGTCGCCGAACTCGGGGCCGACGCCGTCCTGGACCCGCCGGCGGTGTGCCTGGACGCCGGCGCGCCCTACACGCCCGACGTGACGCTGAACTGGCTGCCGTTGCAGCGCTACGGCACGGGGGAGCGGGTCTGGGCCCCCGCCGACGTCGTGCTGCGCGACTCCGACGAACTGCCCGACGGTTTCGTCGACGACCTGCCCCGCCTGGTGACCCGGCACGGCAACGGCCTCGGTGCCGGCGACAGCCTCGAACGCGCGGTCGCGCACGGGATCGGAGAACTCCTGCAGCGCGACGGCAACGGGACCCGCTTCCGGGCCCTGGACACCGGCGTCGTCCTCGACCTCGGCCCCGACGACGAACTCGTGACCGACCCCGTGACCCGCGACGCCCTGGCCCGGTTGCGGGCGGCGGGGGTGCGGGTCGTGCCCAAGCTGGCCAACGACTGGTGGGGCATCGCCAACATCACCGTCGTCGGCACCGACGACGACCCGCTGCAGCCGGTCATGGTGACCGCCGCCGGCGAGGCCGCCCACCCCGACCGGGAGGTGGCGCTGCGCAAGGCCGTGCTGGAGTTCGCCGCGGCCCGCTCCCGCAAGGCCTTCACCCACGGGGACCTCGACGCCGTCCGCGACATCAGCCCCGCCGGGTACGTCGAGCGCTACGCCGCCGACCCCTCCACCCAGGAGGAGCGCGCCCTGCGCGGGATGCTCGGCTGGCTGGAGAAGGACGCCGCTCAGCTGCGGTCCCTGCTCGAACCCGTCGTCCTGGCCGAACGCAGCCGGCGTCGCTTCGACACCCTGCCGACGTGGCGGGCCCCCGAGGGCGTCGACGAGCAGCAGGCCCTCTGTGCCCACCTCGTGGGTCTCCTGCGCGAGCGCGGGTTCGACGTGCTGGTGCTCGACTGCTCCGCCGAACCCGTCGCCGTGGCCCGGGTCGTCGTGCCGGGGCTCGAGGTCGAGATCGTCAGCTACGGCCGGATCGGGGAACGCGGGCTGGTGGACCTGCTCGAACGTGGGGACGGTCGGACGGGCCTGCACGGCATCGCCGGCCTCGGGGTGCCCGGACAGGACGGGGTCCCCGCCTCCGCCGAACCCGTCCACCTCACCGACGCCGCCCGGGAACGCCTCGGCGGCCCGGCCTGGTTGGACCGGACCGCGCTCGACTGCGTCCTGGGGGAGCTGTACCCGCTCTACCGCGAACCGGCACTGCACGCGGCCGCCGTGGCCCGCGAGAACGGATGGACCGCATGA
- a CDS encoding MBL fold metallo-hydrolase, whose translation MTGPDDAHAMRGVRAAELAPLPTRAHREHRAYSCTNCGHWQRWFAHTPPPSCPVCSDVRNELPVDGFEFLRETEVDALVTTSWREAVPGVTEFWCDPVVGLGSHGWVLETSDGLLGFEAAPWYSADALAELRRRGGLRVLASSHVHGFGGLWQLQDELDPPVVSVGVHDLTWTKAFRVTWPADDRTELAPGITLHRTGGHFPGHSVLHDADRGLFFCGDSLKIDLDEDGNAAALSAHKAFHAQIPLSRAELRSMREIVGQLEFDTVFSPFEFARGVTTAHVVALVDHMLANPPSASPVPMDLLTRTVEVFA comes from the coding sequence ATGACCGGACCCGACGACGCCCACGCGATGCGCGGGGTCCGCGCCGCGGAACTGGCGCCCCTGCCCACCCGGGCCCACCGCGAGCACCGCGCCTACTCCTGCACGAACTGCGGCCACTGGCAGCGCTGGTTCGCGCACACCCCGCCGCCGTCGTGCCCGGTGTGTTCCGACGTCCGCAACGAACTGCCCGTCGACGGGTTCGAGTTCCTGCGCGAGACCGAGGTCGACGCGCTCGTGACGACGTCCTGGCGCGAGGCCGTACCCGGGGTCACCGAGTTCTGGTGCGACCCCGTCGTGGGGCTCGGGTCGCACGGCTGGGTGCTGGAGACCTCCGACGGCCTGCTCGGCTTCGAGGCCGCCCCGTGGTACTCCGCCGACGCGCTGGCCGAACTGCGCCGCCGCGGTGGCCTGCGGGTCCTGGCCTCCAGCCACGTCCACGGTTTCGGCGGGCTGTGGCAGCTGCAGGACGAACTCGACCCGCCCGTCGTCTCCGTCGGCGTCCACGACCTCACCTGGACCAAGGCCTTCCGCGTGACCTGGCCGGCCGACGACCGGACCGAGCTGGCGCCCGGGATCACCCTGCACCGCACCGGCGGGCACTTCCCCGGGCACAGCGTCCTGCACGACGCCGATCGCGGCCTGTTCTTCTGCGGCGACTCCCTCAAGATCGACCTCGACGAGGACGGGAACGCCGCGGCGCTGAGCGCCCACAAGGCGTTCCACGCGCAGATCCCGCTGTCCCGGGCCGAGTTGCGCAGCATGCGCGAGATCGTCGGGCAGCTGGAGTTCGACACCGTCTTCAGCCCCTTCGAGTTCGCCCGCGGGGTCACCACGGCCCACGTCGTGGCCCTCGTCGACCACATGCTCGCCAACCCCCCGTCGGCGTCCCCGGTGCCGATGGACCTGCTGACCCGGACCGTGGAGGTCTTCGCGTGA
- a CDS encoding Gfo/Idh/MocA family protein gives MNTPDELHDDERTGWVIAGAGWVARDHMAPALAASATSRVVAVVDRDLEAAIALAARFPGAQAHDDLAAAFATPGARIVYVATPNHAHREVALAAADAGLAVLCEKPLAASLEDAAALVAGCERAGVVAATAFDQRFHPAHEVMAEFIARGDLGTVTAVRIVYACWLPPGWAPPGSTTGDNWRVDPVRAGGGAYIDLAPHGLDLVGTLLGEDVATATTHVQHRVHDYAVDDGSVLVGSTSSGVLVTISNSFNTVETLPRRRLEIVGTAGQLVANDTMGQDAGGRVEFIDAATGASRDLEFDTTTSPFTGELRALEAAVTGGEDWRFPMSRDLRLLNLLHDALGAQPRPVEARA, from the coding sequence GTGAACACCCCTGACGAACTGCACGACGACGAGCGGACCGGCTGGGTCATCGCCGGAGCGGGCTGGGTCGCCCGCGACCACATGGCCCCCGCCCTGGCCGCCTCGGCCACCAGCCGGGTCGTCGCCGTCGTCGACCGTGACCTGGAGGCGGCGATCGCCCTCGCGGCCCGCTTCCCGGGCGCGCAGGCGCACGACGACCTGGCCGCGGCCTTCGCCACCCCGGGGGCGCGGATCGTCTACGTCGCCACCCCGAACCACGCCCACCGCGAGGTCGCGCTGGCCGCGGCCGACGCGGGGTTGGCCGTCCTGTGCGAGAAGCCGCTCGCGGCGAGCCTGGAGGACGCCGCGGCGCTGGTCGCCGGGTGCGAACGCGCGGGAGTGGTGGCCGCGACGGCCTTCGACCAGCGGTTCCACCCCGCCCACGAGGTGATGGCCGAGTTCATCGCCCGGGGCGACCTGGGCACCGTCACGGCCGTCCGCATCGTCTACGCGTGCTGGTTGCCGCCCGGGTGGGCACCGCCCGGCAGCACCACGGGTGACAACTGGCGCGTCGACCCCGTCCGGGCCGGTGGCGGGGCCTACATCGACCTCGCCCCGCACGGGCTGGACCTCGTCGGCACCCTGCTGGGCGAGGACGTGGCCACGGCCACCACCCACGTGCAGCACCGCGTCCACGACTACGCCGTCGACGACGGTTCCGTCCTTGTCGGCAGCACCTCCTCCGGGGTGCTGGTGACGATCTCGAACTCGTTCAACACCGTCGAGACCCTGCCGCGCCGTCGGCTCGAGATCGTCGGTACCGCAGGGCAGCTCGTCGCCAACGACACCATGGGACAGGACGCCGGTGGCCGCGTGGAGTTCATCGACGCCGCCACGGGTGCGTCCCGCGACCTGGAGTTCGACACCACCACGTCACCGTTCACCGGCGAACTGCGGGCCCTGGAGGCCGCGGTCACCGGCGGGGAGGACTGGCGATTCCCGATGTCGCGGGACCTGCGCCTGCTGAACCTGCTGCACGACGCCCTGGGCGCGCAGCCCCGACCCGTGGAGGCACGAGCATGA
- a CDS encoding HD domain-containing protein yields the protein MTSPRPVSVAGPDPANSGSPAAPVVEPSTLQLLREVADVKRLRDARGPGSLADRAFVRSWRVLLQEWSVDHVLALALREVAHALVAARLAGVDADVLATAGLDRDERLLVLQRAFDAVTATAEGGFGDLADLRAALDPDPFAEELLPAAPAFVDALVRQPRAGATHPVLPRVVVEPPESHGDHCFVTAVYSALVAPRFGVGRGEAFLVALAHHLPNGDLPDAGFGGEVLLGEHYLRVLAALEQRSLQQLPQGLAERLRVLLPQRETTDTPVGRVFNTADVLDRVLQVHHHAREAAFTAAQALDDLDIVHPGAVQQFQLGVLAGAGIPVR from the coding sequence GCCCGACCCCGCGAACTCCGGTTCCCCCGCAGCTCCGGTGGTGGAACCCTCCACGTTGCAGCTCCTGCGGGAGGTGGCGGACGTGAAGCGCCTGCGCGACGCCCGAGGACCGGGTTCCCTCGCCGACCGCGCGTTCGTCCGGTCCTGGCGCGTTCTCCTGCAGGAATGGTCGGTGGACCACGTCCTGGCCCTGGCCCTGCGGGAGGTGGCCCACGCCCTGGTCGCGGCCCGTCTCGCCGGGGTCGACGCCGACGTCCTGGCCACGGCCGGTCTGGACCGGGACGAACGTCTGCTCGTGCTGCAGCGCGCCTTCGACGCCGTCACGGCGACCGCCGAGGGCGGTTTCGGTGACCTCGCCGACCTGCGCGCCGCGCTGGACCCCGACCCGTTCGCGGAGGAGCTCCTCCCTGCCGCACCGGCCTTCGTCGACGCCCTGGTCCGGCAGCCGCGAGCCGGGGCCACCCACCCGGTGCTGCCGCGCGTCGTCGTGGAACCCCCCGAGAGCCACGGTGACCACTGCTTCGTCACCGCGGTGTACTCCGCGCTCGTCGCACCGCGCTTCGGCGTGGGGCGCGGCGAGGCGTTCCTCGTCGCGCTGGCCCACCACCTGCCCAACGGCGACCTCCCCGACGCCGGGTTCGGCGGCGAGGTCCTGCTCGGGGAGCACTACCTGCGCGTGCTGGCGGCCCTGGAGCAGCGGTCCCTGCAGCAACTGCCGCAGGGCCTCGCGGAGCGCCTGCGGGTCCTCCTGCCGCAGCGCGAGACCACCGACACCCCCGTGGGGCGGGTCTTCAACACCGCTGACGTCCTGGACCGCGTGCTGCAGGTCCACCACCACGCCCGTGAGGCGGCGTTCACCGCCGCCCAGGCCCTCGACGACCTGGACATCGTCCACCCCGGCGCCGTCCAGCAGTTCCAGCTCGGTGTCCTCGCGGGCGCCGGCATCCCGGTGCGCTGA